One segment of Agrococcus sp. ProA11 DNA contains the following:
- a CDS encoding glucosamine-6-phosphate deaminase: protein MMGGSSVLHLAEDRASAGRLVADRVAAALHARKDAVLGVATGSTPEPVWAALAERALDLARVRAFALDEYFDIAEDHPERYRAVVEREIVRPLGLDPALVRTPGDDGRDAGAPERFEHALAAAGGIDMQVLGIGSNGHIAFNEPGSAFDSRTRIARLTEETRRDNARFFSSLDDVPRRCITQGIGTILEARSIVLLAFGPHKAPAIAAALEGPVTTAMPASALQLHPRVTVVVDRAAAAGLRHPERLRSAGELV from the coding sequence ATGATGGGCGGCTCGTCGGTGCTGCACCTGGCCGAGGATCGTGCCAGCGCCGGGCGTCTCGTCGCCGACCGCGTGGCGGCCGCGCTGCACGCGCGGAAGGACGCCGTGCTCGGTGTCGCAACCGGCTCCACGCCGGAGCCCGTCTGGGCGGCGCTGGCCGAGCGAGCGCTCGATCTCGCACGCGTGCGCGCCTTCGCGCTCGACGAGTACTTCGACATCGCCGAGGATCATCCGGAGCGATACCGCGCCGTGGTGGAGCGAGAGATCGTCCGCCCGCTTGGGCTCGATCCGGCACTGGTGCGCACTCCCGGTGACGATGGTCGGGACGCGGGCGCCCCTGAGCGCTTCGAACATGCGCTCGCGGCGGCCGGCGGTATCGACATGCAGGTGCTGGGGATCGGCAGCAACGGCCACATCGCCTTCAACGAGCCAGGCTCCGCGTTCGACTCGCGCACGAGGATCGCGCGGCTCACGGAGGAGACGCGCCGCGACAACGCACGCTTCTTCTCGTCGCTCGACGACGTGCCGCGCCGCTGCATCACCCAGGGGATCGGCACGATCCTGGAGGCGCGGAGCATCGTGCTGCTCGCCTTCGGGCCGCACAAGGCGCCTGCGATCGCCGCGGCGCTGGAGGGCCCGGTCACGACGGCGATGCCGGCGTCAGCGCTGCAGCTGCACCCTCGCGTCACCGTGGTCGTCGATCGGGCCGCGGCGGCGGGATTGCGTCATCCCGAGCGCCTGCGCAGCGCAGGCGAGCTCGTCTAG